The following is a genomic window from Mycobacterium parmense.
GCCGGCACGTTGTCGATGCGTTCTTCGATGCGGTGGTCGAGTCGCGCTGCGACATGGAATTTCGCACCATGCAAGCGATGAGTCAAGATCCTGCCCTGTTCGAGAAGCTCTATAAGCATCCGCGGGTGATCGCCGGCACCTCTGACGGCGGTGCCCACATCCGATTTTTCAGCGGCGGCAATTTTTCCACCGACTTGCTGCAATGGCTTGCGCTGCAGGAAAAGCGGTTCACCCTAGAGGAACTGCATCACAAGTTCAGCATGCTGCCCGCCCGCCTTCTAGGGTTTGGCGACCGTGGGGCGCTGCTGCCCGGGTTCGCCGCCGACCTGATGGTCTATGACCCGACGGAACTCGGCTACCCCGACCAGTACGAGGTGCTGCACGACTTGCCTGGGGGCGAGTTCCGCCGCGTCATCCCCGCCTACGGCATCGACTTGATCATGGTCAACGGCGAAGTCACCTTCGAAACCGGCATGAAATCCACCGGCGCCACACCCGGACGCGTGCTGGTCCCGTCCGGCACGCGTTAAAACCACCTCACACCGCAACGGTATTCGTAACCATCGCCGCTGCCGTAGCTTGCCGCTTCGCCGGCAGCGGCGGAACTTCTCGTTCTGGCGATCAGGACTGAGGTGCACTCGGTCTCGACGATGGAGTAGAGGTGATGTTCGAGTTGTGTGCGAACGCCGCTAGAGCTTGTGCGAGCGTGGCTGCCGGCGGTTTCCTGGATCCGTCAAACACTCTGTCTGCCAATGCGGCTGCCTTCTGGGTATTCGGCATCGCGACCACTCTGATCGTTGCGGCCTCGATCGTGGTGGCAGTCGTTGAAACCTACAGGCTTCGCTCACCTCTGCCCCCCGTCGTCTTCGTCAGCGCAACGCTGTGGCTGCCGAACGAACCGCTTGTCGACGCCATTATCGGCTTTCACTACGCCGCCGATTCCCCAATCATCTTATTTACGCTGTGGGACAGGGCGATTCCACTCGGTGCGCTCGGGATCGGGGCAATGTTTTTTCTATTCCCTTGGGCGATCTATCGGATGGCGACACATCGCGTTCCCATGACGCGGATCGTCGCTGTGTGCCTCATCGCCGGCGTCATCGACTGGTTCATGGAGTGGGCAGCGATCCACTGGAAGCTATTTGAATACTACGGCAACAACCCGTTGCGGATCCTCGGTCTTCCCACCACCAGCATGGCGCAGAACTCCTTCATCTACGCGCTGATGGCCGCGGCCATTCTTCTCGCCGCCCCGCGCCTGCAGGGATGGCGCGTGCTGCTCTTCCTTCCCGTGATGCCAGGCCTATATCTCGGCGGCGCGGCCTTATGCACCTGGCCTGCCTACCTCGGCGTGCATACCCACTGGCCCACCCTGGTGGTCGTGGCGCTGGCTGCGGTATCGACCGCTATGAACGTGTACATACCGCTGTCCGCGCTCACCATCGCCAAGCGCACCCCACCGCCGCACGACGAACCGGCCGCTGCCCGGTCGCTCGATACAGTTGCCGGCTGATGCTCCAACACACGTGCCTCGGCGCCCCAGCCCCGGTCCGCTATACGGCCGATGGCCGGCGAGGGGTGGTCGGAGCGACGCCATTGCAGAATTGCCATATTGTCCCCAACCCTGACCCGATCTTCCCGTTCACGCCCACCCCGCCGCGATCACCTGCGCACCCCAGAAATAGGACTCTCGTCAACTGAGCAGCGCGTGCCAATTACCGCCACTCACTAACCCAGGCCGATGATGTGTGCGAGCGAACACCGCGCGGCTGACGAATTGTTAACAAAGTGGCCTGTATTTTATAGTTTGTGAAGTCGAAATGCCTGTGCTGGAGCGATCCCGCCGAATTTTCACCCGGACTGGCGCCAGTGCGCGAGATGGCGCAGCCGAACGGCGCAATTCAGCATCGGCGTCGGCGCCCACGATGTGAACTTGGCCGGGCGTGGCCTGACAGGTTCGCCGGCAGGACAGGACGGTGACGTGGCACGCAGTGCTGACTTGCCCCAAGGGAAGAAAGCACCGGCATCTCCCAAGAGATTTGTCGCTGCCGAGGATCTCCACGTACCCCAGCTCAACGCCCTTGATCGGGCGCTTATCGACAGCCTGCGTTGTGACGGCCGCCAAGGCAGTCGGGCGCTGGCCAAGCAGCTCAATGTAAACGAGGTCACCGTCGCGGCGCGCCTGCGACGGCTAGAAGAAGCTGACGTGATGCGCGTCGTCGCGATCACGGATATCCGGCTGTTTGGCCACCGCGAGTTCGCGTTTGCGATGGTCCAGGTGAGCGGTCGGTCGGTTCACGATGTAGCCGCCGACTTCGCCAAGCTGCCCGAAACCGTCGCGGTGACCATCACCACCGGCAGGTTCGACATCATCATGCCGTTGCTGTGCCGAGACCGCGCACATGTGGCTGAATTGTTTGGAACCGTGCTGCCGGCGGTCGACGGGGTCGGCAGTGTTCGGGCCAGCATGGCACTGGATGTGCTGAAGTACGACTCCAAATGGGCACTGCTGAGCGCCGATCCGGGCACCACCCCTGAGGCGCAACCAAGTGAGACCGTCGATGAAACCGACCTGGAGATTATTGGCTTCCTGCAGCGCAACGCACGGCGCAGCAATCGCAGTATTGCCGCCGAGCTCGGCATCTCGGAGGGCACCGTGCGAAGCCGGATCAAGCGGATGCTGGCCGACCGGGTCTTTCGCATCCAGGCGGTGTCTGACATCGTCGCGTTTGGATACGGCGCCCACGCCTACATATGCATCAAGACCGTCCCCGGTGCGGTCGACGCAGTGGCCGCAGCCCTCGTACGACGCGACGACGTTTCACAGCTCACGCGTGTTCTCAACGGGTTCGACTTAGTCGGCGTGATCAAGGCAGCCGATCACGCTTCGCTGGTGTCGGCGGTCTTCGATGAGATCGCGCTGTTGCCCGGCATTCGACGGGCCGAAACGTTCTACGGCTGTGCCAGCCTCAAACACACCTACGCCTGGACCTGGATCGTGTGACCCGCATCGGCCAGCGCACCGATGCCTATCCACCACTGTCGAGTTAGCACCGCATCGGTTGGGCAACTACGCATATCCGAGATGTAGGTACCAATCAGCCGATTTTTCACTATAATCTTCGCGTGGTCTTCGAACAGAATCTGGATTTAAAGACGTCAAATTCCTCTTATGTAGTGGCGGGACGGACGGTGGACTCAAAGCGGCCGCATGTCATCGTTATCGGTGCGGGCACCGCAGGATCCGTGCTCGCGGCACGGCTCAGCGAGGACCCTGAACTATTAGTGACATTGCTGGAGGCCGGCCCCACCGACGACTACGGTGCCGCAGTACTCGATCCGAGCCGGGCGCCCGAAGTGTGGTCGACCCTGGCGAACGCGACTATGACCACCATGAGCAGTTCCGCCGGTCCGATCCCCATGGTGCAGGGCCACATCATCGGGGGCACCTCCGCCATCAACTACATGGCCACGGTCCGCGGCCAGCCCGAAGACTATGACGCCTGGGAGGCGTCCGGGCTGCCCGGATGGGGATGGTCTGCGGTGCTCAAAGATTTCATCGCCGCTGAGAAAGATCTCGACTTCGGTCCCTCGCCGATCCACGGCGACGCTGGACCACTGACCGTGAGCCGGTGGAAACCCGCCGAACACACCCCCTTCCAGTTGGCGTTCGCCGAGGGCTTGCGCCAGGTTGGCGCGCCGGTCGTCGAGGATGTCAACGACCCGGATCAACTGCCCGGAATCGGTGTCTTTCCCGCCACACTCGACGCTGCGCGACGCCGTATGACCACGAGCACCGCCTACCTGACTTCCGATGTGCGGGCTCGGCCAAATCTCGACATCCGCTCGATGACGTCGGTCTCGGTGATCGTGATCAGCGAGGGTAGGGCAGTGGGAGTCGTTCTCGATACCGGTCAGGAGATCACCGCCGAGGACATCGTCGTGGCCTGCGGTGCGCTAGGTTCCCCTACGCTGCTGCTGCGTTCCGGCATCGGACCAGCCGACCAACTCACAGCTCACGGCATAACAGTCCATGCCGACCTGCCCGTCGGATCAACAATGAGCGATCACCTCGGTGCGGCCCTTGCTTACCATCACGACGCGCCACGCAATGCCACCGGAGGGCCCGCGCAGCCGGTACTCATCGGTGCATCAGACGGCAAACACATTGACTACCATGTCTTTCCAACCGTTTCACCGATACCCGGTGACACTGCGACCAG
Proteins encoded in this region:
- a CDS encoding Lrp/AsnC family transcriptional regulator — encoded protein: MARSADLPQGKKAPASPKRFVAAEDLHVPQLNALDRALIDSLRCDGRQGSRALAKQLNVNEVTVAARLRRLEEADVMRVVAITDIRLFGHREFAFAMVQVSGRSVHDVAADFAKLPETVAVTITTGRFDIIMPLLCRDRAHVAELFGTVLPAVDGVGSVRASMALDVLKYDSKWALLSADPGTTPEAQPSETVDETDLEIIGFLQRNARRSNRSIAAELGISEGTVRSRIKRMLADRVFRIQAVSDIVAFGYGAHAYICIKTVPGAVDAVAAALVRRDDVSQLTRVLNGFDLVGVIKAADHASLVSAVFDEIALLPGIRRAETFYGCASLKHTYAWTWIV
- a CDS encoding GMC family oxidoreductase, giving the protein MVFEQNLDLKTSNSSYVVAGRTVDSKRPHVIVIGAGTAGSVLAARLSEDPELLVTLLEAGPTDDYGAAVLDPSRAPEVWSTLANATMTTMSSSAGPIPMVQGHIIGGTSAINYMATVRGQPEDYDAWEASGLPGWGWSAVLKDFIAAEKDLDFGPSPIHGDAGPLTVSRWKPAEHTPFQLAFAEGLRQVGAPVVEDVNDPDQLPGIGVFPATLDAARRRMTTSTAYLTSDVRARPNLDIRSMTSVSVIVISEGRAVGVVLDTGQEITAEDIVVACGALGSPTLLLRSGIGPADQLTAHGITVHADLPVGSTMSDHLGAALAYHHDAPRNATGGPAQPVLIGASDGKHIDYHVFPTVSPIPGDTATSLLLALLLRSTGRGSVTLADNPDDAPVITAPPFPDDVEIRLGHAFRQIAAWERSPAAREIDCQPVDPHDLTAPGAVAEALARMTISYGHMVGTCPMGSVLDADCRVRGIEGLRVVDASSMPIIPAGNTYLGCVMVAERVAQSMLSGLTASGETARDQ